A window from Theropithecus gelada isolate Dixy chromosome 1, Tgel_1.0, whole genome shotgun sequence encodes these proteins:
- the NADK gene encoding NAD kinase isoform X2 produces MSDPTPPSNTCAGHIQDPASQRLTWNKSPKSVLVIKKMRDASLLQPFKELCTHLMEENNMIVYVEKKVLEDPAIASDESFGAVKKKFCTFREDYDDISNQIDFIICLGGDGTLLYASSLFQGSVPPVMAFHLGSLGFLTPFSFENFQSQVTQVIEGNAAVVLRSRLKVRVVKELRGKKTAVHNGLGENGSRAAGLDMDVGKQAMQYQVLNEVVIDRGPSSYLSNVDVYLDGHLITTVQGDGVIVSTPTGSTAYAAAAGASMIHPNVPAIMITPICPHSLSFRPIVVPAGVELKIMLSPEARNTAWVSFDGRKRQEIRHGDSISITTSCYPLPSICVRDPVSDWFESLAQCLHWNVRKKQAHFEEEEEEEEEEEEEEGEG; encoded by the exons ATGAGTGACCCCACGCCTCCCAGTAATACCTGTGCAGG GCACATTCAGGACCCTGCAAGCCAGCGGCTGACGTGGAACAAGTCTCCGAAGAGCGTCCTTGTCATCAAGAAGATGAGAGACGCCAGCCTACTGCAGCCGTTCAAGGAGCTCTGCACGCACCTCATGGAG GAGAACAACATGATCGTGTATGTGGAAAAGAAAGTGCTGGAAGACCCTGCCATCGCCAGCGATGAAAGCTTTGGGGCAGTGAAGAAGAAATTCTGTACCTTTCGAGAAG ATTATGATGACATTTCCAATCAGATAGACTTCATCATCTGCCTGGGGGGAGACGGGACGCTGCTGTACGCTTCCTCGCTTTTCCAG GGCAGCGTCCCTCCGGTCATGGCCTTCCACCTGGGCTCCCTGGGCTTCCTGACCCCGTTCAGCTTTGAGAACTTTCAGTCCCAAGTTACTCAGGTGATAGAGG GAAACGCAGCTGTTGTTCTCCGGAGCCGGCTGAAGGTCAGGGTGGTGAAGGAGCTCCGGGGGAAGAAGACAGCGGTGCACAACGGGCTGGGTGAAAATGGCTCACGGGCTGCGGGCCTGGACATGGATGTCGGGAAGCAGGCCATGCAGTACCAG GTCCTGAATGAGGTGGTGATTGACAGAGGCCCCTCCTCCTACCTGTCCAACGTGGACGTCTACCTGGACGGACACCTCATCACCACGGTGCAGGGCGACG GAGTGATCGTGTCCACCCCGACGGGCAGCACGGCGTATGCGGCCGCGGCCGGGGCCTCCATGATCCACCCCAACGTGCCGGCCATCATGATCACGCCCATCTGCCCCCACTCGCTGTCCTTCCGGCCCATCGTGGTCCCCGCAGGGGTCGAGCTGAAG ATCATGCTGTCACCTGAAGCAAGGAACACAGCATGGGTGTCCTTCGATGGACGGAAGAGACAAGAGATCCGCCACGGAGACAG CATCAGCATCACTACCTCATGCTACCCGCTCCCCTCCATCTGCGTGCGGGACCCCGTGAGCGACTGGTTTGAGAGCCTCGCGCAGTGCCTGCACTGGAACGTCCGGAAGAAGCAAGCCCACttcgaggaggaggaggaggaggaggaggaggaggaggaggaggagggggagggctAG